GACCTTGTCGTCGTTCACGCCGAGGATTCGCGCAGCAAGAAGCCCCGCGTTGCGGCCGTTGCCGATTCCGACCGTCGCGACCGGAACCCCGGCAGGCATTTGCACGATCGAATAGAGGGAATCCTCGCCGCCCAGCGCCTTTGTCGGAACGGGCACGCCTATCACCGGAAGAGTGGTCAAAGACGCCACCATTCCGGGCAGGTGGGCCGCTCCTCCCGCTCCCGCGATGATGACCTCGAGCCCTCGTTCTCTGGCGGTTCGCGCATACTCGAACATCGCTTCGGGCGTGCGGTGAGC
The genomic region above belongs to Candidatus Nitrosymbiomonas proteolyticus and contains:
- a CDS encoding N5-carboxyaminoimidazole ribonucleotide mutase, whose protein sequence is MMEVMNPRVGVIMGSKSDLTVLQEAANALEEIGIPFELKVVSAHRTPEAMFEYARTARERGLEVIIAGAGGAAHLPGMVASLTTLPVIGVPVPTKALGGEDSLYSIVQMPAGVPVATVGIGNGRNAGLLAARILGVNDDKVAAALDQFRLGQSELVRQMNAEIAKGS